Within the Magnetospirillum sp. genome, the region TTCAACACGTCGGCATCGTTGCCGCCGAAGCGCATGACCTTGCCGAGCCCTTCGTTGAGCGTGCAGTAGGCGCGGTTGCCGAAAGTGCGGTTCTCGACGACTAGGACCGGCATTGAGCGCGTGATCATGCCGGTCATCGGCCCGACGGCACCCAAATGATGGTTCGGCACAAACTTGATGCCGCCCGAAGCGGCGAGGCTGTCAGCAGCTTCAAGATCGGGCGCCCAGCCTTCGAGCACAATGGCCCCTTGGATGGCACCGCGAAGCGGCCCGCACATTTGGTCCCACAGGATGGGCGGGCCGGCATGGCCGATCATGCGATCTTCAAGACCGTTCAAAACGTCGCCTGCAACCTGCACGTCGATCAAAACCGGATCGGCAGCAAGCAGCCGTTTCAGCGCCTCGGCATTGGCGGCTTCGATGGCAGGCACGCCGTCGAGCTTGGCAAGCAGGCGGGCGAGCCCCGCATCGCCGCGCGCGGGCGGCTGCCAATCGAGATCGACGACCGGAATGTCGGCGGCCGCCAAATCGCGGGCGAAGCTTTCGAGCCCGATATTGACGACTTGGAGCGGCGTTTTGAGAAGCGAATCGACAGTCATTGAAATGTCCTAAACCGGAGGCGCGCGGGAGTGAAGCTTGGGGCCGTCGCTTTTGCAAGGCTCGCGGCAGCACCAATACAATATTCCCAGATTCCAGGTCTGTTTTCTCTTTTTAGGCCGCCGACGGGCAAGGGTCTGTTAGGCTCGCACCCATGAGCGATTCCCGCACGCGCCTTGCTGCCGCCCTTGCCGAACGCTTCGGCGAAAATTTTGCCATTCCCAACACGCCCAACGTCGCCGCCCTCGCCCCCTTGGCCGAGCGCGGCTCGGTGCGCAGATATTCGGATGCACATGTAGACCCCGCCCTCGTGCGCTTGCTGTGCGCGATCGCCCTTGCGGCCCCCAGCAAATCCGATTTGCAGCAGGCCGATATCGTCGCGGTCGAGGATCCAGCACTGCGCGCAACACTCGACGGCTATTGCGGCAGCAATCCGTGGGTTGCGGCGGCACCTGTCTTCCTCGTTTTCTGCGCCAACAATCGGCGCCAGATGCGCGTGCACGAACGCCAGGGGCATGAATTCGCCAACGACCATCTCGATGCGATGTTCAATGCCGCCGTCGATGCCGGTATTGCGCTCGCCCAGTTCGTGGCGGCGGCCGACCTCGTCGGGCTCGGCACGTGTCCCATTTCAGCAATCCGCAACCGGGCGGCCGACGTGTCGCGCCTGCTCGGGCTTCCCGCGCGCGTGTTCCCGGTCGCAGGCCTATGCGTCGGCTGGCCCCGCGAGGCCGTGCGCATTTCGCCGCGCTTGCCGACAGCTTTGCGCGTGCACGCCGATCGCTACGACGAGGGCGATCTCGATGCCGCCCTCGAGACGTACGATGCGCGCCGCAACCGCACGCGGCCTTTTGCCGCACAGCGCGATCCTGCGCGTTTCGGCGAGGCGGCTGCCTATGGCTGGAGCGAGGACAAAGCGCGCCAATATGCGAACCTGGAACGCGGCGATTTCGGCGCCTATATTCGGGCTATCGGATTCAAACTGGATTGAACGCCATGACCGCTGCCCTGGCCCCGACGGCCGCCGAAACGATGTTCGATTTTGCGGCCCTGTCGGCCACACCCGCGTCGCACGATCCGTTCCTGCATCTGGTCGTGCCGAATTTCGTGCGTGGCGAAGCTGTCGATCGCATCGATCGCGACTGGCCGCAGATCGGCAAGCCGGGTGCTTTTCCCACCTCGTCCTTGAGCCTGAAGCCGGCGGCACAGGATCTTGTCGCCGCACTCGAGAGCGACGCGTTTCGCGAAGCGATTTCGGCGAAGCTCGATCTCGATCTTTCGGGCCTGCCGACCATGATCACGTTCCGCGACCGCTGCCGCGCGCGCGACGGGCAGATCCACACGGATTCGAAAACCAAAGTCGTGACCGTTCTGCTCTATCTCAACAAGCCGACCGGCGGCTGGCAGGACCAGGGCGGGCGCCTGCGCCTGCTGCGCGGTCCTGAAAGCCTCGAGAACTACACGACCGAGATTTCGCCGGTGGACGGCACGATGCTCGCCTTCAAATGCACGCGCGATGCGTGGCACGGCCATGCGAGCTACGAAGGCCCGCGCCACGTTCTGCAAATGAATTGGATGGTCGACCAGGCGACCAAAGACCGCGAAGAAGGCCGCCACAAAATGTCGGCGTTCCTGAAGAAGCTGAACCCGTTCGGCTGAAGCCAAACGCGACGCTTACGCCTCGCCCATCGGCTCCATGCAGGCGGCGGCCACAGCTTCGGCCGGGTCCTTGCCGCCCCACACGACGTATTGGAACGCCGGATAGAACCGCTCGCACTCGGTGAGTGCGACGTCCACGAGATCTTCGATCTGTTCGACCGTTGCCCCGCGCGCACCACGCAGCGGTACGGCATGGCGGAAGGTCGGGAGCCCGTCTTCGCCCGACAGGTCGAAATGGCCGAGCCACAGGCGCTCGTTGGCGAGTGCGAGCAACTCGGTCACCACGCCGCGGCGATGCTTGGGCAAGCGCAGATCGAGCGCGCAGGAGAAATGCAGCGCACTCATGTCTTCGTTCCAGGCGAAATAGACCCGGTAGTCGCACCAGCGGCCGGGAATTTGCGCGACCAATTCCTCGTCGGCCGCGCGCTCGCACGGCCATTCGTTCGCGGTCACGATTTCTTCGATGATGTCGAGCGGGTTGACGGCGTTTTCGGAAGTCTGGTGCACCGAGACGTCGGCCATGCCGTGGGCTCCCACTGGAACGCAAAATTGAACCTTTTCGCGTTCCCGCCCGAATTGCCCGCCGGCCTGACCCGGAAGTTGCGACTCGACGCAGGAACACAAGGGATAGCGTGCCAAACGCGAGTCAAGGGAGCAATGAAATTTCGCAGTTACCCCCAAGATAACGCGTGGGGGTGGCACTGACCGCCACTATATGACGGGATCAAGACGATGAGTCGGCGGCGGATGCGGCCTTCAACCTATTGAGTTCGGCCGCAAGCGCTTCGATCTGGCTTGCCAGTCTCTCGTTTTCGAGACGCGCATTGGCGGCCATTTCCTTGACCGCCTCGAACTCGTCGCGCGCCACAAGATTCTGGCTTTGCAGCCAGCGCTCGAGCACGAGGCGCGCTTGCGCGTCGATTTCC harbors:
- a CDS encoding 2OG-Fe(II) oxygenase, producing MTAALAPTAAETMFDFAALSATPASHDPFLHLVVPNFVRGEAVDRIDRDWPQIGKPGAFPTSSLSLKPAAQDLVAALESDAFREAISAKLDLDLSGLPTMITFRDRCRARDGQIHTDSKTKVVTVLLYLNKPTGGWQDQGGRLRLLRGPESLENYTTEISPVDGTMLAFKCTRDAWHGHASYEGPRHVLQMNWMVDQATKDREEGRHKMSAFLKKLNPFG
- a CDS encoding YbjN domain-containing protein, producing the protein MADVSVHQTSENAVNPLDIIEEIVTANEWPCERAADEELVAQIPGRWCDYRVYFAWNEDMSALHFSCALDLRLPKHRRGVVTELLALANERLWLGHFDLSGEDGLPTFRHAVPLRGARGATVEQIEDLVDVALTECERFYPAFQYVVWGGKDPAEAVAAACMEPMGEA
- a CDS encoding nitroreductase family protein, encoding MSDSRTRLAAALAERFGENFAIPNTPNVAALAPLAERGSVRRYSDAHVDPALVRLLCAIALAAPSKSDLQQADIVAVEDPALRATLDGYCGSNPWVAAAPVFLVFCANNRRQMRVHERQGHEFANDHLDAMFNAAVDAGIALAQFVAAADLVGLGTCPISAIRNRAADVSRLLGLPARVFPVAGLCVGWPREAVRISPRLPTALRVHADRYDEGDLDAALETYDARRNRTRPFAAQRDPARFGEAAAYGWSEDKARQYANLERGDFGAYIRAIGFKLD
- a CDS encoding accessory factor UbiK family protein, whose protein sequence is MQTDNRILDDLSRAATGALSAFGALRQEIDAQARLVLERWLQSQNLVARDEFEAVKEMAANARLENERLASQIEALAAELNRLKAASAADSSS